The nucleotide sequence CAACTATCACAGCAGCAGCATAATCGGACTTGCCGTTATCAATGAAAATGGCAGCTACTATGTGCCGGCAGAACTTGCCGTTAAATCTGAGGCGTTTAAAAAATGGGCGGCAGACGAGACGAAACGAAAAACGGTTTATGATGCCAAACAATCCATCGTTGCTCTTCACTGGCAGGGGATTGAGCTGAACGCAGTTGAATTTGACGTTTTGCTTGCAGCCTATATCCTTGACCCTTCGCAGTCGTTTGCTGATGCAGCAGGAGTGGCCCGCCACAGCGGAATTCACCTTGTTCAGTCCGACGAAACGGTTTATGGCAAGGGGGCAAAACGCGCCATTCCGGAAGCTTCGATGCTTGCTGAACACCTTGTGAGAAAAGGTCTCGCCCTAAAGGCTGTTAAAGAAAAGCTTCAGCTCCAACTTGAGGAAAATGAGCAGCTTGAGCTTTATCTTGATCTTGAAATGCCGCTTTCCATTATTCTTGCTGAAATGGAAGCAACAGGTGTGAGTGTTGATATTGAGCGTCTCGAAGACATGGGACGGGAGCTGACAGACCGTCTGATGACACTGGAAGAAACGATTCACCGTCTCGCCGGTGAAGCCTTTAATATCAATTCGCCAAAGCAGCTCGGCTCGATTCTCTTTGACAAGCTTGGACTGCCTGCTGCAAAGAAAACAAAGACAGGATACTCCACGTCTGCAGACGTCCTTGAAAAGCTTGCAGGAAAACATGAAATCGTGCAGGAAATCCTTCATTACCGCCAGCTTGGAAAACTTCAGTCCACCTATATTGAGGGGCTTTTGAAAGTCGTCCACAAGGACACAAGAAAGGTGCATACAAGATATGTACAGACGCTTACTCAGACAGGCCGCCTGAGCTCGACGGACCCGAACCTTCAGAATATCCCGATCCGCCTTGAAGAGGGTCGCAAAATCCGCCAGGCCTTTGTCCCTTCTGAAAAAGACTGGGTCATGTTTGCAGCAGATTATTCGCAGATTGAACTCCGGGTTCTTGCTCACATCGCAGGCGACAGCAATCTGATTGAGGCTTTTCAAAATGACCTTGATATTCATACGAAAACAGCCATGGACGTTTTCGGCGTTGAAGCGGATGCCGTTACTTCAAATATGAGAAGGCAGGCGAAGGCCGTTAACTTTGGTATCGTATATGGAATCAGCGACTATGGCCTTTCTCAAAGTCTGAATATTACCCGAAAAGAGGCAGGAGAGTTTATTAAACGGTACCTTGAAAGCTTCGACGGAGTGAAGGAATATATGGAGGAGATTGTACAGGAAGCCAAGCAAAACGGCTATGTAAAAACGCTTCTTCACCGCAGACGCTATATCCCTGAAATAACGAGCAGAAATTTCAATATCAGAAGCTTTGCAGAGAGAACGGCGATGAATACCCCAATCCAGGGAAGTGCGGCCGATATCATCAAAAAAGCGATGATTGACATGGCTGCAAAGCTGAAAGAGGAAAAGCTGCAGACACGCCTGCTCCTTCAGGTGCATGATGAATTGATTTTTGAAGCCCCAAAAGAAGAAATCCCGGTACTTGAAAAACTTGTTCCGCAAGTAATGGAACATGCCGTTGAACTGAAAGTGCCGCTTAAAGTGGACTACTCCTATGGTTCATCCTGGTACGACGCAAAATAAGGAAGTGAGAATATGCCTGAACTGCCGGAAGTTGAAACCGTCAGACGGACACTGATTGAATTAGTCAAAGGAAAAACAATTGAGGCCGTGTATATCCATTGGCCGAAGATGATTAAAAAGCCGGAAGAAACGGTGCAGTTTCAGGATGCTGTTGCCGG is from Bacillus sp. FSL H8-0547 and encodes:
- the polA gene encoding DNA polymerase I; amino-acid sequence: MPKKLVLIDGNSIAYRAFFALPLLNNDKGVHTNAIYGFTMILMKILEDEKPSHMLVAFDAGKTTFRHETFKEYKGGRQKTPPELSEQFPFIRELLDAYSISRYELPNYEADDIIGTLSKQAEKDGFEVKVISGDKDLTQLVSEQITVDITRKGITDVDSYTPQFVMEKYGLSPSQIIDMKGLMGDSSDNIPGVPGVGEKTAIKLLKEHETLEALYESLDKVTAKKLKEKLEENKEQAMMSKELATINCEAPLEITLSEAEYKGFEAKNVAGIYKELGFNSLLDKLGADTEAELEPIEDVQFEMLNEIADKHLADESVLIVEVLDDNYHSSSIIGLAVINENGSYYVPAELAVKSEAFKKWAADETKRKTVYDAKQSIVALHWQGIELNAVEFDVLLAAYILDPSQSFADAAGVARHSGIHLVQSDETVYGKGAKRAIPEASMLAEHLVRKGLALKAVKEKLQLQLEENEQLELYLDLEMPLSIILAEMEATGVSVDIERLEDMGRELTDRLMTLEETIHRLAGEAFNINSPKQLGSILFDKLGLPAAKKTKTGYSTSADVLEKLAGKHEIVQEILHYRQLGKLQSTYIEGLLKVVHKDTRKVHTRYVQTLTQTGRLSSTDPNLQNIPIRLEEGRKIRQAFVPSEKDWVMFAADYSQIELRVLAHIAGDSNLIEAFQNDLDIHTKTAMDVFGVEADAVTSNMRRQAKAVNFGIVYGISDYGLSQSLNITRKEAGEFIKRYLESFDGVKEYMEEIVQEAKQNGYVKTLLHRRRYIPEITSRNFNIRSFAERTAMNTPIQGSAADIIKKAMIDMAAKLKEEKLQTRLLLQVHDELIFEAPKEEIPVLEKLVPQVMEHAVELKVPLKVDYSYGSSWYDAK